A stretch of DNA from Flexistipes sp.:
AACCAAAGATATTCTGAACAGAAAAGGTGTTCAGGGGGTATTGGACTATATAAGACAGTCCCAGGAAGTTCTTTTTACTGACACAACATTCAGAGATGCTCATCAGTCACTGCTTGCCACAAGATTCAGGACAATCGATATGCTTAATATAGCTGATGCATACTCACATCATATGCACGAGCTCTTCTCGCTGGAAATGTGGGGTGGTGCAACATTCGACGTTGCATACAGATTCCTCAAAGAATCACCCTGGGACAGGCTGAGACTTTTAAGAGAAAAAATTCCCAATGTTCTTTTCCAAATGCTCTTAAGAGCTTCTAATGCCGTTGGATACACGAACTATCCGGACAACGTTGTAAAAAGATTTATAAAACTTTCAGCCGACAACGGTATAGATGTCTTCCGTATTTTCGACTGTTTTAACTGGATCGAGCAGCTAAAACCGGCAATCGAGGAAGTGAAAAAACATGATAAAATCTGCGAGGCCTCCATATGCTATACAGGGGATATTTCCGATAAAAACAGAACAAAATATGATCTCGAATATTATATAAAATTAGCCAATGAGCTGGCTGCAGCCGGAACCGACATTATCGGTATCAAAGATATGGCGGGACTTTTAAAGCCATACGCATCCCAAACACTGGTAAAGGCAATCAAAGATGAAACGGGACTCCCCGTTCATTTTCATACACATGACACCAGTGGTAACGGAGAAGCTGCAGCACTTATGGCTATTGAAGCTGGAGCTGATGTAGTGGACGCCGCTGTAAGCTCCATGAGCGGACTTACGAGTCAACCCAATCTTGGTTCAATATATTCGGCAATTGAGTATACTGACAAAGCTTCGAGTCTGGACAAAATATGGAAGCAGAATATTTCAGACTACTTCGACAGGGTGAGAAGGTATTATTTCCCATTTGAAAGCGGCATGAAATCAGCATCAGCTGAGGTATATGACCATGAGATACCCGGCGGGCAGTATTCCAATCTTATTGTGCAGGTGGAAGCCATGGGCCTGATAGACAAGTGGGAAGAAGTCAGGAGGATGTATGCCGAAGTGAATGATGAACTGGGCGATATTATAAAAGTGACACCTTCCTCCAAGGTTGTTGGTGACATGGCTTTGTTTATGGTAAGAAACGAGCTGGAAATAAAAGATTTGTATGAAAAGGGCGAAACCCTTTCTTTCCCGGACTCCGTCGTAGCTTTTTTCAAAGGACTGCTCGGTCAGCCATACGGCGGATTCAACGAAAAACTCAGAAAGATAGTACTTAAAAATGAAAAAGCTATAAAAGAGAGACCCGGCGAAAAGCTTCCTCCCTACGATTTCAACAATGTTAAAAAACGTCTGGAGAAAAAATACGACAGAAAACTCTCGGACATAGATATAATTTCTTATGCTTTATACCCTCAGGTTTTTGAAGAGTGGTTAAATTTTACCGATGAATTCGGAGACCCCTCTATTTTCAGCACACGCTCCTTCTTCTACCCGTTGAAAAAAGAAGAAGAGATTCAGGTGGATATCGAAGAAGGAAAAACCCTTATTATTAAATATCTCGGTGAAAGCGAACCGGATGAAAAAGCATACCGAAAAATATTTTTTGAACTTAACGGTCAACCCAGAACGGTAAAAATAAAAGACGAAAAATTAACAGATGTTATTAAATCAAATGTAAAAGGTGATTCTTCGGATCCCAAACAGATTTGCGCAACCATGCCCGGAAAAATACTGAAAGTTAATGTGAAACAGGGAGAAAAGGTTGCCAAAGGCGATCTGCTCATCATCACCGAAGCTATGAAAATGGAAACAAAAATCACCGCCAGCTGTGACGGTGAAGTGGAAGAAATCTATCTGCATGAAGGAGATAAGATAGAATCGGGCGATTTGCTTATATCTCTTGCCTGATTTTCTCTTTCCATAGAGGCTGCAGAAAAAACTGCAGCCTCCCCTGCTCTATTAACCTATTTTTTCAACGCTGCACTCATATTTCCAATCCGTTCCCAGCTGCTCAAGCACTTTTTTTTCAGCATTACATACACCGGCAATATTAGCTTTCGTCTCCGGTCTTTTAGGTACAAACAAATGGCAGCAGTCAACCTCTTTTCTTATGGATATATCATATGTTCCTATATAACGGGCTTTCTTTACGATTTCTTCTTTATCCAGCCCCACCAAAGGCCTTAGAACAGTTAATCCAAAGACCTCGTCCACGCACAGCATATTTTCAAGCGTCTGACTTGCAACCTGTGCAAGGGCTTCACCAGTAACAACACCTTTAGCTTTTTCCGAGCGGGCGATATCTTCGGCAATACGCCCCATAAAGCGTCTGCTGACAACTGTCACGTACTTGTCAGGCACACATTTTTTAACGGCAAGCTGAACAGACGTAAAATTAACAAAATATGAAACTATCGGTTTACCGGCAAAATCTGCGAGATGTTTTATCAAATCTTTAACCTTCAGAATAGAACCTTCACCGGTATAAGGAGGTGTATGAAAATGCACGGGGATTATTTCACATCCACGCTTCATCATCATCCAGGAAGCAACGGGAGAATCAATCCCTCCTGAAAAGAGAGAAACAACTCTGCCTGCTGTTCCATACGGCAGCCCTCCCATGCCCCTTACCGCCTCTGTAAACACAATTACCGAGTCTTCAAAAATCTCAATATTTATAATCTGCTTCGGATTATGCACGTCAACGCTTGTCCCCCGGACTTCAGAGAGAACAAATTCTCCGATTTCACGGTTCAGATCAAGCGACTTGATGGGATAAGATTTATCATGACGTTTACTTCGGATTTTGAACGTGGAATCCTTTTCAGCTACTTTTAAAACACTTTTCTTTATTGAGTCAATATCTCTTGAAACAATATATCCCTGAAAGATAACCGTAATTCCGAAAATTTTTCTGACTTTTAAAATGAGCTCCTGAAGATTGGCATCATCAGTTTTTGCGATAACTGCATAACGTGCTCTGTATTTTTTAAATTCGTAAGGACCGGTTGTTTCTGCTTTCTCTTTTATTTTTTTTATGAGGATATTTTCAAAAATATTTCTGTTTTTCCCTTTAAGAATAAGTTCCCCGACACTTATAAGAAGACATTTTTTCATCACAACACCAGAGTTTCAGATGCCCACTGGATTTCATGTATAAGTTTATCGATATCCTCTTCCTTCACATCAGGATGTAAAGAAACCCTCAAAGCTGTTGCAGCTATGCCATCCGAGTAGCCCATATTTTTAAGCACCCTGCTGACACCTCCCTTTGCACATGCCGAAGCTGCCGATACATAAATCTCTTTGGAAGAAAGGTGATTAATCAATACCTCAGAAGGCAGCTTACCGGTTGAAAAATTAAAGATGTAATCCACAGAATTTTCAGGAGAATTTATATGAAAACGCATTTTATCACAGAAATCTACCATCTTTTTCTTCAGCTTTTTAAGATGATCCCCGTTTTCTTCGTACAATTTTGCAGTAGTTTTCAATGCCTGTATCAGAGTCAGCACAGCCACAACATTTTCCGTACCGCTTCTGAGACCGAATTCCTGTCCGCCGCCCACAATCAGCGGTTTGATTATTTCGGGATTTTTCACATACAGGCAACCGGCTCCTTTCATCGACCCAAGTTTATGCCCGCTGATACTGGCAAAATCAATGTTTTCAAGATTAACCGGAATTTTACCGAAACCCTGAACTATATCTGCGAAAACCAGGATATCTTTGGAATAACTTTTTATTTCATAGGCAAGTTTCTCCAGCTGATTGACAGCGCCCGTTTCATTATTCACAAGCATTACCGAACAAACTCTGACATCCTCATCAATAAACGGCTTTATATCCTCAAACTTCAATTCCTCTCTGTGGTGCTTAATATAAATGGTTTCCGCTCCCAACTCCGACGCACTTTCGGCACTTTCAATCACCGATTTATGCTCAAGATTGCTCAGCAGAATTTTATTTGCAGATTTATAATTAAGGCCTTTAAAAACCATGTTGGCGGCTTCTGTAGCTGAAGATGTGAAAATTATATTATTCGGAGAAACGTTCAGATAAAAAGCGAGCTGCCTTCTGGCATTCCCCAATGTCTCGCGTGTTTGAACCCCGGCAGAATACAGAGCCGAGGGGTTGAAATTATATCTGTCCAGTAAATCGGGAATCTTTTTCCTTATTTCACTGTAAACCGGTGTTGTAGCAGCATAATCAAGATATATCATACTTTAAAATTCAAATTTCTTAACAGGATCAAATGCTTTTGTGATCGGAAGCTTCAGAGCAAGTGATTCGACATTCCTGTTCTCCACCTCAGACTGTTTTATCACCTCACCGGCATTATTATATACAGTCAGCTCGTAATATCTCACATGTCTGTCATTATACATATCGAAAATCATAATACCTAATACCACTACAAAAGCGACATACCAATACTTCATATATTCGCCGCCAAAATATTTGGCAAATTTTCTTTCCTTTTTAGCCATCTAATCTCTCCACATTCACAAAAGTATCGTAGTAAGCAAGGCCGGTTTTTGAATCGGTTGGCATACTTTTACTCACCATGTTCGGCCACCCTTTTACAAGCTTTCTGTTCTTATATACGAGTATCGTTTTATTTTCAACCATATTACTAATCTTACACTGGCTCAAAAATTCACCGGTTTCGTTGTATACCCTAAGCAGATCACCATTTGAAACATTTAGTTCATCAGCATCCTTGCCGCTGATAAAAACATAATTGTCGATATTTCTGTACTTGTCTGCCAGCTGAGAGTTCAGATAAAAATAATGGGAAGCCGTAAGCAGTCTGAACTTATCCTTTTCCACGTGCGGCTCTTTCAGTTCAAGAGCTCTTTTTATGTATTTTCGGGACTTGACAGGTTCCGTTTTATTTTTCTTTTTCAGACTTACATCTGTATGCAGAATTTCACCGATACTGCAGGCAATCTGCACATCAGTAAGAGTCTCAGAATTCACTGCACCTCTTTCACCTTTTACATTAAAAAAATAACTTTCGCTAAAATCATCCTGGGCAAACATACCAGCAGATTTGATAAAATAATCCGCATATCTGCTTGTCTCTGTATAATTGGTATCTACGCAAATTAGGTTTTTATTGCCAAACTCCTTGACCTGTAACAGGGGCTCAGGATAGGTAATAACCGGATTTGCCCCCACCACAACATAAATATCAAAGAACCCTTCTCCCATTT
This window harbors:
- a CDS encoding cysteine desulfurase family protein, whose protein sequence is MIYLDYAATTPVYSEIRKKIPDLLDRYNFNPSALYSAGVQTRETLGNARRQLAFYLNVSPNNIIFTSSATEAANMVFKGLNYKSANKILLSNLEHKSVIESAESASELGAETIYIKHHREELKFEDIKPFIDEDVRVCSVMLVNNETGAVNQLEKLAYEIKSYSKDILVFADIVQGFGKIPVNLENIDFASISGHKLGSMKGAGCLYVKNPEIIKPLIVGGGQEFGLRSGTENVVAVLTLIQALKTTAKLYEENGDHLKKLKKKMVDFCDKMRFHINSPENSVDYIFNFSTGKLPSEVLINHLSSKEIYVSAASACAKGGVSRVLKNMGYSDGIAATALRVSLHPDVKEEDIDKLIHEIQWASETLVL
- a CDS encoding pyruvate carboxylase, with protein sequence MRIKKLMSANRGEISIRTFRACTELGIRTVAIYSEEDKYSLHRYKADEAYLVGAGLEPVQAYLNIDEIIDLALRKNIDAIHPGYGFLSESYEFAEACDKAGIVFVGPKPETLKIFGDKQTAKNLAKECNVPVIEGSDGEVKNYEEAVKVAKYIGYPVLLKATAGGGGRGIRVVESEKDLKDNFEASKREALKAFGKDGIIIEKYIKNPKHIEVQLLADKFGNTFHLYERDCSIQRRHQKVIEIAPSINIPKDALDKLYEDSVNIGKRANLVSAATVEFLVDEKGKHYFLEVNPRIQVEHTVTELITGVDIVQAQIFIAAGEKLNYPLIGLNKQSDVYKHGFAIQSRVTTEDPENQFMPDTGEIEAYRTAAGFGVRLDAGSGFAGAVISPHYDSLLVKVSSWATTLEQAARKMDRALKEFRIRGVKTNIQFLENVVMHEDFIKGTFNTNFVDNTPELYRFKEQRDRATKALKFLANNIVNNPSGVKITDDVTLPPIKSFPPKFGEKIPSGTKDILNRKGVQGVLDYIRQSQEVLFTDTTFRDAHQSLLATRFRTIDMLNIADAYSHHMHELFSLEMWGGATFDVAYRFLKESPWDRLRLLREKIPNVLFQMLLRASNAVGYTNYPDNVVKRFIKLSADNGIDVFRIFDCFNWIEQLKPAIEEVKKHDKICEASICYTGDISDKNRTKYDLEYYIKLANELAAAGTDIIGIKDMAGLLKPYASQTLVKAIKDETGLPVHFHTHDTSGNGEAAALMAIEAGADVVDAAVSSMSGLTSQPNLGSIYSAIEYTDKASSLDKIWKQNISDYFDRVRRYYFPFESGMKSASAEVYDHEIPGGQYSNLIVQVEAMGLIDKWEEVRRMYAEVNDELGDIIKVTPSSKVVGDMALFMVRNELEIKDLYEKGETLSFPDSVVAFFKGLLGQPYGGFNEKLRKIVLKNEKAIKERPGEKLPPYDFNNVKKRLEKKYDRKLSDIDIISYALYPQVFEEWLNFTDEFGDPSIFSTRSFFYPLKKEEEIQVDIEEGKTLIIKYLGESEPDEKAYRKIFFELNGQPRTVKIKDEKLTDVIKSNVKGDSSDPKQICATMPGKILKVNVKQGEKVAKGDLLIITEAMKMETKITASCDGEVEEIYLHEGDKIESGDLLISLA
- the thiI gene encoding tRNA uracil 4-sulfurtransferase ThiI, whose translation is MKKCLLISVGELILKGKNRNIFENILIKKIKEKAETTGPYEFKKYRARYAVIAKTDDANLQELILKVRKIFGITVIFQGYIVSRDIDSIKKSVLKVAEKDSTFKIRSKRHDKSYPIKSLDLNREIGEFVLSEVRGTSVDVHNPKQIINIEIFEDSVIVFTEAVRGMGGLPYGTAGRVVSLFSGGIDSPVASWMMMKRGCEIIPVHFHTPPYTGEGSILKVKDLIKHLADFAGKPIVSYFVNFTSVQLAVKKCVPDKYVTVVSRRFMGRIAEDIARSEKAKGVVTGEALAQVASQTLENMLCVDEVFGLTVLRPLVGLDKEEIVKKARYIGTYDISIRKEVDCCHLFVPKRPETKANIAGVCNAEKKVLEQLGTDWKYECSVEKIG